A genomic segment from Ptychodera flava strain L36383 chromosome 23 unlocalized genomic scaffold, AS_Pfla_20210202 Scaffold_23__1_contigs__length_28996876_pilon, whole genome shotgun sequence encodes:
- the LOC139123781 gene encoding tripartite motif-containing protein 2-like, with protein sequence MTIGDQPIPGCPVIIPVIKGLVKIIGSKGSAEEQYKSPYSVAINKDRDFVTVDHDNNKLQITNREGTFKNILEFKQFKKPFRPRDIAISSDNKYHSLDGNNRHVVVSDENGHVIRCFGQNELKDPWGIGISPVDGNVYVTTRIGHCVRVYTQHGKYLRSFGSQGKGQGQFYWPLGVVISTTGMVFVADRNNKRIQVFNAHDQYLYSFDCQSGDGKMRYPGGIAIENDKYVYVTTEYPSSLLKFESCGKFVCRIDSDSDGLNCPIGIALTDDVPCRVVLTDTDNHCIKVFVQ encoded by the coding sequence atgacaataggAGATCAACCAATACCAGGTTGTCCTGTCATCATACCTGTTATCAAAGGATTGGTGAAGATCATTGGTAGTAAAGGAAGTGCTGAGGAACAGTACAAAAGTCCCTATAGCGTGGCcataaacaaagacagagacTTTGTAACTGTAGATCATGACAATAATAAGTTGCAGATTACCAATAGAGAGGGAACATTTAAGAACATTTTGGAATTCAAACAGTTTAAAAAGCCTTTCAGACCACGTGATATAGCTATATCAAGTGATAATAAATACCATAGTTTAGATGGCAACAATAGGCATGTAGTTGTCAGTGATGAAAATGGACATGTCATCAGATGCTTTggacaaaatgaattgaaagatCCATGGGGTATTGGGATTAGTCCTGTAGATGGCAATGTCTATGTGACAACCAGGATTGGGCATTGTGTCAGGGTTTATACACAACATGGAAAATACCTCAGATCATTTGGGTCACAAGGTAAAGGTCAAGGGCAATTCTATTGGCCCTTGGGTGTAGTCATTTCAACTACTGGAATGGTATTTGTAGCAGACCGCAATAACAAACGTATCCAGGTATTCAATGCACatgaccagtatttgtattcctttgattgtCAGAGTGGGGATGGTAAGATGAGATATCCAGGGGGAAtagcaattgaaaatgataaatatgtctatGTTACTACTGAATATCCTAGTAGTCTACTTAAGTTTGAGAGTTGTGGTAAGTTTGTGTGTCGTATTGATAGTGATAGTGATGGGCTGAACTGCCCCATTGGTAtagcactgacagatgatgtaccTTGCAGGGTGGTTTTAACTGATACCGACAACCACtgcatcaaagtgtttgtacagtga